The genomic window TGCCCGACGCGAGCGTGCGCGAGAACGTGGTGGCGGGCTTCCATCGGCACGAGAAGTCCGGCCTGTGGGCCAACCTGCTGGGCCTGCCGTCGGCGCGCGCCGAGGCGCGCGAGCTCGATGCGCGCGCGATGGAACTGCTCGAGCGCTTCGGCATGACCGCGCTGGCCGAGCACCGCGCGGGCAGCCTCTCGTACGGCCACCAGCGGCGCATCGAGATGATGCGCGCGCTGGCCACCAGCCCGAAGCTGCTGCTGCTCGACGAGCCCGTGGCCGGCATGAACGACGCCGAGGCCGAGAGCCTCGCCGGCATCTTCCGCAACGTGGCCGCCAGTGGCGTGGCGGTGCTGCTGATCGAGCACAACATGCGCTTCGTCATGTCGCTGTGCTCGCACCTGTACGTGCTGGCCTCGGGCCGGCTGATCGCCGACGGCCTGCCCGAGGCGGTGGGTCGCGACCCGAAGGTCGTCGAAGCCTATCTGGGAGCCTGAACCATGCTCGAGATCCGAAACCTCGACGTCCACTACCGCGGCATCCAGGCGTTGCGCGGCGTGAGCCTCCATGTGAAGCAGGGCGAGATCTTCGCGCTGATCGGCCCCAACGGCGCCGGCAAGTCG from Variovorax paradoxus includes these protein-coding regions:
- a CDS encoding ABC transporter ATP-binding protein, which encodes MTATLVLEGVARHFGGVPAVDGLSLQVPAGQITGLIGPNGAGKTTVVNLITGLLHLTAGRVLLEGRDVSRDEAPALARAGVARTFQNIRLVPDASVRENVVAGFHRHEKSGLWANLLGLPSARAEARELDARAMELLERFGMTALAEHRAGSLSYGHQRRIEMMRALATSPKLLLLDEPVAGMNDAEAESLAGIFRNVAASGVAVLLIEHNMRFVMSLCSHLYVLASGRLIADGLPEAVGRDPKVVEAYLGA